The following proteins come from a genomic window of Nautilia profundicola AmH:
- a CDS encoding NADH-quinone oxidoreductase subunit NuoK: MVSFYIDAIFAIILFGVGLYGVTSKSDFLKIFFSLEILLNAVILFLASAAYHFGLTRGLAVAYVIIVIATLEAAAGVLIFLLSYRITGEIIPDKLDKAVSDE; the protein is encoded by the coding sequence ATGGTTAGTTTTTACATTGATGCGATATTCGCAATAATACTTTTCGGAGTAGGATTATACGGAGTTACAAGTAAAAGTGACTTTTTAAAAATATTTTTTTCACTTGAGATTTTATTGAATGCTGTAATTCTGTTTTTAGCGAGTGCGGCATATCACTTCGGACTTACAAGAGGACTTGCTGTAGCATACGTAATTATCGTAATTGCTACTCTGGAAGCAGCGGCGGGTGTTCTTATATTCTTGTTAAGTTATAGAATTACGGGCGAAATAATCCCAGATAAATTAGATAAGGCGGTGAGCGATGAATAA
- a CDS encoding complex I subunit 1/NuoH family protein has product MSVGAMLFYILVFPGLLFLLAWTFFVFYFARKTLAYIHKRVGPHFNGPAGTLQTIFDVFKLLTKESITPKSADPYLFNIIPIITPLVAALPVILIPWTPLINNGHGILDTQYGVLGLVVLIGVEPFLLFLTGFGSNNKYSFLGGMRILAQMLSMEAPFFLAALAPALLFGTMNLYEIQSQNTWLTTLILLPGAVIFIIAMLGILEQPPFHIPDAEQEIVYGFYTEYAGTNYVLLKFAEFTEMLVVSAAAVVLFFGGYRGLFFDSFWWLFLKIALLAVVMVAIRASNPRLRLDQMLKFCWSWLTPLAILNLVWIIFAKIYILGA; this is encoded by the coding sequence ATGAGCGTAGGAGCAATGTTATTTTATATTTTGGTTTTTCCGGGTCTGCTGTTTTTACTTGCATGGACATTTTTCGTATTTTATTTTGCAAGAAAAACATTAGCTTATATACATAAAAGGGTTGGACCTCATTTTAACGGTCCAGCAGGTACACTACAAACGATATTTGACGTATTTAAACTTTTAACAAAAGAGTCGATTACTCCAAAAAGTGCTGACCCTTATTTGTTTAATATTATTCCGATTATTACACCTTTAGTGGCGGCATTGCCGGTAATCTTGATACCTTGGACGCCGTTAATCAATAACGGTCATGGAATTTTAGACACTCAATACGGTGTATTAGGTTTAGTGGTATTGATCGGTGTTGAACCTTTTTTACTTTTCCTAACAGGGTTTGGATCAAACAATAAATATTCATTCCTTGGCGGTATGAGAATTTTGGCACAGATGCTTTCAATGGAAGCACCGTTTTTCCTTGCAGCGTTAGCTCCGGCATTATTGTTTGGTACAATGAATTTATATGAAATTCAATCACAAAACACATGGCTTACGACATTGATTTTATTACCGGGTGCAGTTATATTTATTATTGCAATGCTCGGTATTCTTGAACAACCTCCGTTTCATATCCCTGATGCGGAACAAGAAATCGTTTACGGATTCTATACAGAGTATGCCGGTACAAACTATGTACTTTTAAAATTTGCGGAATTTACTGAAATGTTAGTTGTATCAGCTGCGGCTGTAGTACTCTTTTTCGGAGGATACAGAGGGCTGTTCTTTGACAGTTTCTGGTGGCTGTTTTTAAAAATAGCACTTCTTGCGGTAGTAATGGTTGCAATTAGGGCAAGTAACCCGAGATTAAGACTTGACCAGATGCTTAAATTCTGCTGGAGCTGGTTGACTCCTTTAGCAATTCTAAACTTAGTTTGGATAATTTTTGCAAAAATATATATTTTAGGAGCTTAA
- a CDS encoding NADH-quinone oxidoreductase subunit L: MNNAVLVLLCAPFLGAVLAYVLGKMKINLAFWVAEIVGAMLFLASIVIFLNYSDTPINIDYTWIAYGDLKLPFGIYIDHLSIVMLLIATGLGFADIHFAHDYMGDDPDQPRYYAKVLFFIGGMILLVITKDLIGAFVGWEFMGLASYALISFWYYKNSAADAGMQAFLYTRFGDIFILAAIGLLVYYTGTLNLVELNEMANAGELPKTVALVVALFIFMGAIGKSGQFPLYPWLMNAMEGPTTVSALIHGATMVNSGIYIVARLFDFFAYTDALFIVANVAALSAFIGASSALVQKEIKKILAYSTMSHLSIAFVGLGVGSLAAGMLHLVNHAIFKALLFLSAGAVIYIAHHTKDAWKLGGLIKTAPFVALFMAMGSLSLAGVPPFSGYFSKEAVVAAAWANGNEFTKVFVTIAALLSIAYITRLWVLIFLGEPRNEDIAGSVHAPSNLWIRLPLGVLAVVTLFISIWQADIVHFILNGKEEVEPHIAGLAAFMLTGMMILFLIVVGLYVKGLNLLYKIASHHFVQTIHQILFNGYYVERMITWISKTIVVNAVAKAARWFDTNVIDYLVNATVPATQGVYKVFRAGHSGKIGTYMGQFVIGVAIIVIAILIIVKGL, from the coding sequence ATGAATAATGCAGTATTAGTATTACTATGCGCACCGTTTTTAGGCGCGGTGCTTGCGTATGTATTAGGGAAAATGAAAATAAATTTAGCGTTTTGGGTAGCTGAAATTGTTGGAGCGATGTTGTTTTTGGCGAGTATTGTGATTTTTCTAAATTACAGCGATACGCCTATAAATATCGATTATACATGGATTGCGTACGGTGATTTAAAACTGCCGTTTGGTATTTACATCGACCATTTAAGTATTGTAATGCTTTTAATAGCGACAGGACTTGGATTTGCTGATATTCACTTTGCACATGATTATATGGGTGACGATCCGGATCAGCCGAGATATTACGCAAAAGTACTGTTCTTTATCGGCGGTATGATTTTACTTGTTATTACAAAAGATTTAATCGGTGCGTTTGTTGGTTGGGAATTCATGGGACTTGCATCATATGCATTGATTAGTTTCTGGTATTATAAAAATTCTGCAGCAGATGCAGGTATGCAGGCATTTTTATATACAAGATTCGGTGATATTTTTATTTTAGCTGCTATCGGATTACTTGTATATTACACTGGTACACTAAATCTTGTTGAATTGAATGAAATGGCAAACGCGGGAGAGTTGCCTAAAACTGTAGCTCTTGTTGTTGCATTATTTATTTTTATGGGTGCGATCGGTAAATCAGGTCAATTCCCGTTATATCCATGGTTAATGAATGCTATGGAAGGTCCTACAACAGTATCAGCGTTAATCCATGGTGCAACAATGGTTAACTCAGGTATTTATATCGTAGCAAGACTGTTTGATTTCTTTGCATATACTGATGCCTTATTTATAGTTGCAAACGTTGCGGCACTTTCAGCGTTTATCGGTGCGAGTAGTGCGCTGGTTCAAAAAGAAATTAAGAAAATTTTGGCATATTCGACTATGTCACACTTATCAATTGCTTTTGTAGGACTTGGAGTGGGAAGCCTTGCGGCTGGTATGCTACACCTTGTAAACCATGCAATCTTTAAAGCGTTATTATTCTTAAGTGCAGGTGCTGTTATCTATATAGCACACCATACAAAAGATGCTTGGAAATTAGGTGGTCTTATTAAAACAGCTCCATTTGTAGCGTTATTTATGGCAATGGGTTCATTATCTCTTGCTGGTGTTCCGCCGTTTAGTGGATATTTTTCAAAAGAAGCGGTTGTTGCAGCTGCTTGGGCGAATGGTAATGAGTTTACAAAAGTTTTCGTAACTATTGCTGCATTATTGTCAATAGCATATATTACAAGATTATGGGTTCTTATATTCTTAGGTGAGCCGAGAAACGAAGATATTGCAGGTAGTGTACACGCACCAAGTAATTTATGGATTAGATTACCGTTAGGTGTGTTAGCTGTTGTTACATTGTTCATCTCAATCTGGCAGGCTGATATAGTTCATTTCATATTAAACGGAAAAGAAGAAGTTGAACCTCATATTGCGGGGCTTGCGGCATTTATGCTTACCGGAATGATGATACTGTTCTTAATTGTTGTTGGCCTATATGTTAAAGGACTTAACTTACTATATAAAATAGCATCACATCATTTTGTACAAACAATTCATCAAATTTTATTCAACGGTTACTATGTTGAAAGAATGATTACTTGGATTTCTAAAACAATCGTTGTTAATGCTGTCGCAAAAGCTGCAAGATGGTTTGATACGAACGTAATAGATTATCTTGTAAACGCTACTGTTCCTGCTACACAAGGTGTGTACAAAGTATTTAGAGCTGGGCATAGCGGTAAAATAGGCACTTATATGGGTCAATTCGTAATTGGTGTTGCAATAATCGTTATTGCTATCTTAATAATTGTAAAGGGGCTGTAA
- a CDS encoding complex I subunit 4 family protein codes for MVAIDIIFAPIFLSVLLYFLTRNNQDLAKYIALGWFIVQFFIAFSWYNALPQEGFLELGSFLSVPQFGFELTLRVDALSVAMLLLTAALLILVVFTSWEEKNQAAYFSLLVLFSGPIFGVFMTTNVLWFFMFWELTLVPMFFLVGFWGGERRIYAAVKFFLYTHVASMFMFVGFYLLYKQTGYWDLTLIRETALATPALIWWFMFIGFAAKLPAFPFHTWLPDAHVEAPSSISVLLAGVLLKMGAYGLIRFTVELMPITTQEFSIWMLIIGLNTTLFAGMLAIYERHIKKMVAYSSISHMGLVVVAIATMTYDGLSAALYEMIGHALVISPLFLIAGWLHHKTHTWYMDEMGGIMKKAPYVSAIFILAGMAALGLPGTMGFVGELTIIVSAIKSFGWWIAIIAIASLISAGYIIWAVRRSIHGEMSPIVQKAEFTMSFPEKAALAIFALLIVYFGIQPQPIFDLANKAFSFLGGM; via the coding sequence ATGGTGGCTATTGATATAATATTCGCTCCGATTTTCTTGTCGGTTCTTTTATATTTTCTGACAAGAAACAATCAGGACTTGGCAAAGTATATTGCACTTGGATGGTTTATCGTTCAATTTTTTATAGCATTTAGTTGGTATAACGCACTTCCGCAGGAAGGGTTTTTAGAACTTGGAAGCTTTTTAAGCGTTCCTCAGTTTGGTTTTGAGCTTACACTTAGAGTGGATGCGTTGAGTGTAGCAATGCTTCTGCTTACGGCAGCTTTATTGATTTTAGTTGTATTTACGTCGTGGGAAGAGAAAAATCAAGCTGCATATTTCAGTTTGCTTGTTTTATTTAGTGGTCCGATTTTCGGAGTATTTATGACTACAAATGTATTATGGTTCTTTATGTTTTGGGAGCTTACTCTTGTTCCAATGTTTTTCTTAGTTGGATTTTGGGGTGGAGAGAGAAGAATTTATGCAGCGGTTAAGTTTTTCTTATACACACACGTTGCAAGTATGTTTATGTTTGTTGGATTCTATTTATTATATAAACAGACAGGATATTGGGATTTAACATTAATTAGAGAAACTGCTCTTGCAACGCCTGCGTTAATCTGGTGGTTTATGTTTATCGGATTTGCGGCGAAATTACCAGCATTTCCATTCCATACATGGCTTCCTGACGCACACGTTGAAGCACCAAGCAGTATTTCAGTATTACTTGCTGGTGTACTTCTAAAAATGGGTGCGTACGGGTTAATCAGATTTACAGTAGAACTAATGCCAATTACTACACAAGAGTTTTCAATCTGGATGTTAATTATCGGTCTTAATACGACACTGTTTGCAGGTATGCTTGCTATATATGAAAGACACATCAAAAAAATGGTTGCATACAGCTCAATTTCACACATGGGTCTTGTTGTTGTAGCAATTGCAACAATGACATACGACGGTTTAAGTGCGGCACTTTATGAAATGATCGGTCACGCACTTGTTATTTCACCACTGTTCTTAATTGCAGGATGGTTACATCATAAAACACACACATGGTATATGGACGAAATGGGCGGCATCATGAAAAAAGCTCCTTACGTAAGTGCTATATTTATACTTGCAGGTATGGCTGCACTTGGACTTCCGGGTACAATGGGATTCGTAGGTGAGCTTACAATTATCGTATCAGCAATTAAGTCATTCGGATGGTGGATTGCAATAATCGCAATCGCTTCACTTATCAGTGCCGGATATATTATCTGGGCAGTTAGAAGATCAATTCACGGTGAAATGTCACCAATTGTTCAAAAAGCTGAATTTACAATGAGTTTCCCTGA
- a CDS encoding NADH-quinone oxidoreductase subunit J, translating to MSVLILALAVILAVMSLTQKNTVPAVLAFVMMMFLLGIYYILMDEKLLGLFQIFVYTGGIVVLTLFGVTVIGAKFPKFEIRPWAVAVVTVVIIGLLIIPFILPPIPYEGKVIPLKDQVKVFTDFYAEIAIFMGVVAASVLYGSIRMLHTLKHEKE from the coding sequence ATGAGCGTATTGATATTAGCATTGGCAGTTATTTTGGCAGTAATGTCATTAACGCAAAAAAACACTGTTCCTGCAGTATTGGCATTTGTTATGATGATGTTTTTACTTGGGATTTATTATATTTTAATGGATGAGAAGTTGTTAGGGTTGTTCCAAATTTTCGTATATACAGGTGGTATTGTTGTGTTAACACTTTTCGGTGTTACTGTGATCGGGGCAAAATTCCCTAAATTCGAAATCAGACCTTGGGCGGTTGCCGTTGTTACTGTTGTTATTATCGGGCTTTTAATAATTCCGTTTATTTTACCTCCTATTCCGTATGAAGGTAAAGTTATTCCTTTAAAAGATCAGGTGAAAGTATTTACAGATTTTTATGCAGAAATTGCAATATTTATGGGTGTTGTGGCTGCAAGTGTTCTTTATGGAAGTATCAGAATGCTGCATACACTAAAACATGAAAAGGAATAA
- a CDS encoding 4Fe-4S binding protein translates to MFFNIIEKIVRVTKALTEPRIATKDVTKDTMHHSPIFRGMHEIKYDICTGCEACAKICPVDAIVMEPLPIKRPKALPEVNLGICIFCGLCEDVCPTKPEKAIKLSGGTFEMITGGTDEDIKNYWVKPEVPQEWIEQKKKEEEEKARKKAEMLAKKKAEAEAKKKAEAEAKAKADAEAKEAESEKKPEAGEGDAQ, encoded by the coding sequence ATGTTTTTTAATATTATTGAAAAGATTGTAAGGGTTACAAAAGCATTAACTGAACCGAGAATTGCTACTAAAGACGTAACAAAAGATACTATGCACCATTCACCGATTTTTAGGGGTATGCATGAAATAAAATACGATATTTGTACAGGGTGTGAAGCTTGTGCGAAAATATGTCCGGTTGATGCCATTGTAATGGAACCGCTTCCTATTAAAAGACCGAAGGCGTTACCTGAGGTAAATTTAGGTATTTGTATTTTCTGTGGGCTTTGCGAAGATGTGTGTCCTACCAAACCGGAAAAAGCTATCAAACTTAGCGGTGGTACTTTTGAAATGATCACTGGTGGAACGGACGAAGATATTAAAAATTACTGGGTTAAACCGGAAGTTCCACAAGAGTGGATAGAGCAGAAGAAAAAAGAAGAAGAAGAAAAAGCAAGAAAAAAGGCTGAAATGCTTGCAAAGAAAAAAGCAGAAGCAGAAGCTAAAAAGAAAGCGGAAGCTGAGGCAAAAGCTAAAGCAGATGCTGAAGCAAAAGAAGCCGAATCAGAAAAGAAACCTGAAGCTGGCGAAGGAGATGCACAATGA